Proteins found in one Amycolatopsis aidingensis genomic segment:
- a CDS encoding NUDIX domain-containing protein, which translates to MDLLPFDQYVASLNRKRMSAGVLFLDTRSRVLLIEPSYKPHWDIPGGAVDAREAPWTTALREVREEIGIDRPLGRLLVIDYVSTDGRMPEGVAFIFDGGQISEAEVSELTLTDPEILSARLHTLDEVTMMVKPTLAARLAVAIEAADSGELALCENGKRVAG; encoded by the coding sequence GTGGATCTCCTGCCGTTCGACCAGTACGTGGCCTCGCTCAACCGCAAGCGGATGTCCGCCGGAGTTTTGTTCCTGGACACCCGATCTCGCGTTCTGCTGATCGAGCCCTCCTACAAGCCGCACTGGGACATCCCCGGTGGAGCGGTCGACGCTCGGGAGGCGCCGTGGACGACGGCGCTTCGTGAGGTGCGTGAAGAGATTGGCATTGACCGACCACTCGGCCGTTTGCTCGTCATCGACTACGTATCGACGGATGGGCGAATGCCTGAGGGTGTCGCGTTTATTTTCGACGGTGGCCAGATCTCCGAAGCCGAGGTGAGCGAGTTAACGCTCACCGATCCTGAGATTCTGTCGGCCCGGCTACACACACTCGATGAAGTCACAATGATGGTGAAGCCGACACTCGCGGCGCGTCTGGCTGTAGCCATCGAAGCCGCCGACAGTGGGGAGTTGGCGCTGTGCGAAAACGGCAAGCGCGTGGCAGGATAA
- a CDS encoding acetyl-CoA C-acetyltransferase encodes MSSDAFIYEAIRTPRGKGKKGSLHGIKPIDLVVGLIEELKQRHPGLDPAVIDDIVLGVVSPVGDQGADIARAAAVASGLPDTVAGVQLNRFCASGLEAVNQAAQKVRAGWDKLVIGGGVESMSRVPMGSDGGAMFLDPATNYDSYFVPQGIGADLIATIEGFSREDVDRFAVSSQDKAEAAWSGGYFTKSVVPVKDINGVTVLDHDEHRRPGSTVESLGKLNPSFAGIGEMGGFDAVALQKYHSVEQINHVHTPGNSSGIVDGAALVLVGNEQVGKDLGLAPRARVVASAVTGSDPTIMLTGPTPATQKVLDTAGLTIDDIDLFELNEAFASVVLKWMKDLKIPEEKVNVNGGAIAMGHPLGATGAMILGTMVDELERRNARRALVTLCIGGGMGLATIIERV; translated from the coding sequence GTGAGTAGTGACGCGTTTATCTACGAGGCGATCCGAACGCCTCGGGGCAAGGGAAAGAAGGGGTCGCTGCACGGCATCAAGCCGATCGACCTCGTGGTCGGCCTGATCGAGGAGCTCAAGCAGCGTCACCCCGGCCTCGACCCGGCCGTGATCGACGACATCGTGCTCGGCGTGGTCTCCCCGGTCGGTGACCAGGGCGCCGATATCGCGCGGGCGGCGGCGGTCGCCTCCGGGCTGCCGGACACGGTCGCGGGCGTCCAGCTGAACCGGTTCTGCGCCTCCGGCCTTGAGGCGGTCAACCAGGCCGCACAGAAGGTGCGCGCGGGCTGGGACAAGCTGGTGATCGGCGGTGGCGTCGAGTCGATGTCCCGGGTGCCGATGGGCTCCGACGGCGGCGCGATGTTCCTCGACCCGGCGACGAACTACGACAGCTACTTCGTCCCGCAGGGCATCGGCGCCGACCTGATCGCCACCATCGAGGGCTTCTCAAGGGAGGACGTCGACCGGTTCGCGGTCTCCTCGCAGGACAAGGCCGAGGCGGCCTGGTCCGGCGGGTACTTCACCAAGTCGGTGGTGCCGGTCAAGGACATCAACGGCGTCACCGTGCTCGACCACGACGAGCACCGCAGGCCCGGCTCCACCGTGGAGTCCCTCGGCAAGCTGAACCCGTCCTTCGCCGGGATCGGCGAGATGGGTGGCTTCGACGCCGTGGCGCTGCAGAAGTACCACTCGGTGGAGCAGATCAACCACGTGCACACCCCGGGCAACTCCTCCGGGATCGTGGACGGCGCGGCGCTGGTGCTGGTCGGCAACGAGCAGGTGGGCAAGGACCTCGGGCTTGCCCCGCGGGCACGGGTGGTGGCCAGCGCGGTCACCGGCTCCGACCCCACGATCATGCTCACCGGCCCGACCCCGGCCACCCAGAAGGTGCTGGACACGGCGGGCCTGACCATCGACGACATCGACCTCTTCGAGCTCAACGAGGCCTTCGCCTCCGTGGTGCTGAAGTGGATGAAGGATCTGAAGATCCCCGAGGAGAAGGTCAACGTCAACGGTGGCGCCATCGCCATGGGCCACCCGCTCGGCGCGACCGGCGCGATGATCCTGGGCACCATGGTCGACGAGCTGGAGCGGCGTAACGCCCGGCGCGCGCTGGTGACCCTGTGCATCGGCGGCGGCATGGGCCTGGCCACCATCATCGAGCGGGTCTGA
- a CDS encoding helix-turn-helix domain-containing protein has translation MTVSRPLSENLARIRKAQDLSQEQLAEAASISVDTVARIEQGTRATSRPATLGKLAAALGVSVESLLGYEPARHPADLDASQLRHAITTSGGIPGLDEFADTADLVPLPHLAQAAHSAWRAYVDGRHERLLHMLPAVLADARRLVQVATDEEKAGAYRVLSTAYRVGSGMAGRMGLSDLAWSAAERAVNAARHSDAPEIETAISLRYLAWTLVRQGRLEEAERVAVTTAERIQPGMLDRDPARAGVFGNLLFNAATAALLGRRVAQATDLLTEAHGAAIRATKDTSNEAAIFGPRVATLQQIDSVARAGDPEQALHLADAVPKARGEVPAFWEAGHRLRLATAALDLRQDRRAVFFLAEARDLAPDWVRYQPLGETVMRQLVERAPRRRGTEFSTLAKHYGVVG, from the coding sequence ATGACGGTCAGTCGGCCTCTGTCTGAGAACCTTGCCCGTATCCGCAAGGCTCAGGACCTGTCTCAGGAACAGTTGGCAGAGGCCGCATCGATCAGCGTCGACACCGTCGCTCGGATAGAGCAAGGAACTCGAGCAACCAGCCGACCAGCCACCTTGGGCAAGCTCGCCGCCGCGCTGGGTGTCTCTGTGGAGAGTTTGCTCGGATACGAACCCGCCCGCCATCCTGCCGATCTTGACGCGTCGCAGCTACGACATGCCATCACGACGAGCGGCGGCATTCCGGGCCTCGACGAGTTCGCAGATACCGCCGATCTGGTGCCCCTACCTCACCTGGCTCAAGCAGCGCACAGCGCCTGGCGTGCCTATGTCGACGGTCGGCACGAGAGACTCCTCCACATGCTCCCAGCCGTGCTGGCCGACGCACGGCGTCTGGTACAGGTCGCCACCGACGAGGAGAAGGCAGGCGCGTATCGCGTGCTGTCCACGGCCTACCGGGTGGGTAGTGGAATGGCTGGCCGCATGGGGCTGAGCGATCTCGCTTGGTCGGCAGCGGAGCGTGCGGTAAACGCCGCTCGTCACTCCGACGCCCCCGAGATCGAAACCGCCATCTCGCTGCGGTACCTCGCATGGACCTTGGTAAGGCAGGGACGACTCGAGGAAGCCGAACGGGTCGCGGTGACCACCGCGGAGCGGATCCAACCAGGGATGCTCGACCGCGACCCGGCCCGTGCCGGCGTATTCGGCAACCTGCTGTTCAACGCCGCGACCGCGGCCTTGCTGGGTCGACGTGTCGCGCAAGCCACGGACCTGCTCACTGAAGCACACGGCGCCGCCATCCGAGCAACAAAGGACACCTCCAACGAAGCCGCGATCTTTGGTCCCCGCGTCGCTACTCTCCAGCAGATCGACAGCGTAGCCAGGGCTGGTGATCCAGAGCAGGCTTTACACCTGGCCGACGCGGTACCGAAAGCACGGGGTGAGGTTCCCGCGTTCTGGGAGGCTGGTCACCGGTTGCGGCTCGCCACAGCGGCCCTTGACCTTCGGCAGGACCGGCGTGCCGTCTTCTTCCTCGCCGAGGCGCGTGATCTCGCGCCGGACTGGGTGCGGTACCAACCACTCGGCGAAACCGTCATGCGCCAGCTCGTCGAGCGTGCACCCCGACGTAGGGGCACCGAGTTCTCGACCCTGGCCAAACACTACGGCGTCGTGGGCTGA
- a CDS encoding acyl-CoA dehydrogenase family protein, protein MGLGLAALTKLASVKAIDRVGLRKPVEQLVSSATRNGFRVAGAAARSFKSAQRLGKPVRQAPAGDAGLFDLTPTEDQQLILETVTEFAAEQLRPAAADADAKLQAPDGLLTRAAELGVTLVGVPEELGGVGSERSVVTGALVAEALAHGDLGLAVSVLAPAGVSNALVQWGDEEQQANYLPAFVGENVPAAALALQEKAPLFDPFKPAARARRTPKGYQLDGVKSLVPRAAEAELFIVSANLEGRGPALFLVESSQAGVSIEAEPAMGLRGAATGRLHLENVSLPGGALLGGGKPEVFADVVRLSRLGWSALAAGTAKAVLDYVVPYVNEREAFGEPVSHRQGVAFQVADIAIELEGMRLVMLRAAARAEQGKPYAREVALARKLATDKGMWIGSTGVQLLGGHGFIKEHPVERWYRDLRAIGVMEGIVLL, encoded by the coding sequence ATGGGGCTGGGCCTTGCCGCGCTCACCAAGCTGGCGAGTGTCAAGGCGATCGACCGGGTGGGCTTGCGCAAGCCGGTCGAGCAGCTGGTGTCCTCCGCCACGCGGAACGGGTTCCGGGTAGCGGGCGCCGCGGCCAGGTCGTTCAAGTCCGCGCAGCGGCTCGGCAAGCCGGTGCGGCAGGCGCCTGCGGGCGACGCAGGACTGTTCGACCTGACCCCCACCGAGGACCAGCAGCTCATCCTGGAGACGGTCACCGAGTTCGCCGCCGAGCAGCTGCGGCCTGCCGCGGCCGACGCGGACGCCAAACTGCAGGCCCCGGACGGCCTGCTGACCAGGGCGGCCGAGCTGGGCGTGACCCTGGTGGGGGTGCCCGAGGAACTCGGCGGGGTCGGCAGCGAGCGATCGGTGGTGACCGGTGCGCTGGTCGCCGAGGCGCTGGCGCACGGTGACCTCGGCCTGGCCGTCTCCGTGCTGGCGCCGGCCGGGGTGAGTAATGCGCTGGTGCAGTGGGGTGACGAGGAGCAGCAGGCGAACTACCTGCCTGCCTTCGTCGGCGAGAACGTGCCTGCCGCCGCACTGGCGCTGCAAGAGAAGGCGCCGCTGTTCGACCCGTTCAAGCCGGCCGCGCGGGCGCGCCGCACCCCGAAGGGCTACCAGCTGGACGGGGTGAAGTCGCTGGTGCCGCGGGCGGCCGAGGCCGAGCTGTTCATCGTCTCGGCCAACCTGGAGGGGCGCGGGCCCGCGTTGTTCCTGGTGGAGTCCTCGCAGGCCGGGGTGAGCATCGAGGCCGAGCCCGCGATGGGCCTGCGCGGTGCGGCCACCGGCAGGCTGCACCTGGAGAACGTGTCCCTGCCCGGTGGGGCACTGCTGGGTGGCGGCAAGCCCGAGGTGTTCGCGGATGTGGTGCGGCTGTCCCGGCTGGGCTGGTCGGCGCTGGCGGCCGGTACCGCGAAGGCGGTGCTCGACTACGTGGTTCCGTACGTGAACGAGCGGGAGGCTTTCGGCGAGCCGGTGAGCCACCGGCAGGGCGTTGCCTTCCAGGTGGCCGATATCGCGATCGAACTCGAGGGCATGCGGCTGGTGATGCTGCGCGCGGCCGCGCGGGCCGAGCAGGGCAAGCCCTACGCCCGCGAGGTGGCGCTGGCGCGGAAGCTGGCGACCGACAAGGGAATGTGGATCGGCAGCACCGGGGTGCAGTTGCTCGGCGGGCACGGCTTCATCAAGGAACACCCGGTCGAGCGGTGGTACCGCGACCTGCGCGCCATCGGCGTCATGGAAGGCATCGTCCTGCTCTGA
- a CDS encoding helix-turn-helix transcriptional regulator, whose amino-acid sequence MTTPNTPSTRMLELLSLLQDGRAWPAAELVDRLGTSPRTLRRDLDRLRELGYPVSSTRGPGGSYRLVAGRAMPPLLLTDDEAVATIIGLRFAAHAQADGTDGTDRAAEGALRKLEQVLPSRLRHRLRAVSASIDLVTRNARPLDLRTLELLGTAAHTHQHVRFDYTSRQGTRTERQVEPYRQVLLGRRWYLLGWDRDRADWRTFRLDRISGLTVPGTTFTPRELPPEGPVSFVQDSARYPITRHQGVVRFAAPLAVVSERLIPEAGALEAIDEHSCRFVTAPDSWEWLAITLPMVGVPYTIEGPPELIERSKELADRISRAASSAPRSR is encoded by the coding sequence GTGACCACACCGAACACCCCGAGCACGCGCATGCTGGAGCTGCTTTCCCTGCTCCAGGACGGCCGGGCCTGGCCTGCGGCCGAGCTGGTGGACCGCCTCGGCACCTCGCCGCGCACCCTGCGCCGGGACCTGGACCGGCTCCGCGAACTGGGCTACCCGGTGTCGTCCACCCGGGGTCCCGGCGGCAGCTACCGGTTGGTCGCGGGCCGGGCGATGCCCCCGTTGCTGCTGACCGACGACGAGGCCGTGGCCACCATCATCGGCCTGCGTTTCGCCGCCCACGCGCAGGCCGACGGCACGGACGGCACGGACCGGGCCGCCGAGGGCGCGCTGCGCAAACTGGAGCAGGTGCTGCCCTCCCGGCTGCGGCACCGGCTGCGGGCGGTCTCGGCCTCGATCGACCTGGTCACCCGCAACGCGCGACCACTGGACCTGCGCACCCTGGAACTGCTCGGCACCGCCGCGCATACCCACCAGCACGTCCGCTTCGACTACACCAGCAGGCAGGGCACGCGCACCGAACGGCAGGTCGAGCCCTACCGCCAGGTGCTGCTCGGGCGTCGCTGGTACCTGCTCGGCTGGGACCGCGACCGGGCGGACTGGCGGACGTTCCGGCTCGATCGGATCTCCGGCCTCACCGTGCCCGGCACCACGTTCACCCCGCGCGAGCTGCCGCCCGAGGGACCGGTGAGCTTCGTGCAGGACAGCGCTCGCTACCCGATCACCAGGCACCAGGGCGTGGTCCGGTTCGCCGCCCCGCTCGCCGTGGTCTCCGAGCGGCTGATCCCGGAGGCGGGCGCGCTGGAGGCCATCGACGAGCACAGCTGCCGCTTCGTCACCGCACCCGACTCCTGGGAGTGGCTCGCCATCACCCTGCCCATGGTCGGCGTCCCCTACACCATCGAGGGACCGCCGGAACTGATCGAGCGCTCAAAGGAACTCGCCGACCGGATCAGCCGCGCGGCCTCCTCGGCACCAAGGAGCCGTTGA
- a CDS encoding zinc-binding dehydrogenase has product MKAVMVQALGGPEVLAVVDRPDPSPAEGQVLVTTEAIGVGGVDTLIRSGALAAYGYTHGDILGNEVAGTVAAVGDGVDPVWAGQRVWAFTGAAGGGYAEHVLASASTLVPLPAAMSAVDAVTLGSSGIVAHFALRHAHFTRGESVLVRGAAGGIGTMTVQLAARAGASAVAVTTSSAERGDRLRKLGATHVLDRAGAGAGDAPAGYDVSIDIVAGADLPSFFARLNPNGRMVAVGAVAGWPPADFGKEMVAAFRKSMSFATFSADTVPAPDQRAAAAELFAAAGRGELEAVVHEVLPLEQAVLAHQKMEAGEVLGRIVLTPSGT; this is encoded by the coding sequence GTGAAGGCAGTGATGGTCCAGGCCCTCGGAGGTCCCGAGGTCCTCGCGGTCGTCGACCGCCCCGACCCCAGTCCCGCCGAAGGGCAGGTGCTGGTCACTACTGAGGCGATCGGCGTCGGCGGTGTCGACACCCTGATCCGCAGTGGCGCCCTGGCCGCCTACGGCTACACGCACGGTGACATCCTCGGCAACGAGGTCGCGGGTACCGTGGCCGCGGTCGGCGACGGCGTCGACCCGGTATGGGCCGGCCAGCGGGTGTGGGCGTTCACCGGCGCGGCAGGCGGCGGCTACGCCGAACACGTCCTCGCCTCGGCCTCCACACTTGTCCCCCTTCCCGCGGCCATGTCGGCCGTGGACGCGGTGACGCTCGGTAGCTCCGGCATCGTGGCGCATTTTGCGCTGCGCCACGCCCACTTCACTCGCGGGGAATCGGTGCTGGTGCGCGGCGCGGCCGGCGGCATCGGCACGATGACGGTCCAGCTCGCGGCTCGGGCCGGTGCCAGTGCGGTGGCGGTCACCACCTCTTCGGCCGAGCGTGGCGACCGCCTGCGCAAGCTCGGCGCGACGCACGTGCTGGACCGCGCCGGTGCGGGCGCAGGGGACGCTCCCGCGGGCTACGACGTCAGCATCGACATCGTCGCAGGCGCCGACCTGCCTTCGTTCTTCGCCAGGCTCAACCCGAACGGCCGTATGGTGGCCGTCGGCGCTGTCGCCGGCTGGCCGCCCGCGGACTTCGGCAAGGAGATGGTCGCGGCCTTCCGGAAGTCGATGTCGTTCGCGACCTTCAGCGCCGACACCGTGCCCGCGCCCGACCAACGCGCCGCGGCCGCCGAACTGTTCGCTGCCGCGGGTCGCGGCGAGCTGGAAGCAGTGGTGCACGAGGTGCTGCCCCTGGAGCAGGCCGTGCTGGCCCACCAGAAAATGGAAGCAGGCGAGGTGCTGGGCAGAATCGTGCTCACGCCATCGGGGACGTGA
- a CDS encoding TetR/AcrR family transcriptional regulator has translation MHQQATRVRRPRDRKSQLAAVAAELFRARGYHGVGINEIAAAAGVTGPALYRHFADKQAILAHVLLTGIEDMEQATAAALDAAEVPTPEQVEALLRTLAAKSVERREAAALWRWEGRHLSADDQREIRHRSSAVLRSWAAALRRIRPELAGPEAELLCWAGMSVFGSVSVHHTGIAKRRFADLLVELAHRVLRVRLPEPAAAPAVHPAPIALGRPSRREQVLAAATELFQQRGFHAVSMEDIGAAAGIAGPSVYRHFSSKASLLTAICQRAAERLTLGAEYALRTSAPPDEREALRRLTESYVHTLTGSAELTVSFTGGPLYVDERDRAELVRIQRDYVAQWVRLLTTVRPELEARAAKITVHAALTIANDLTRTRRVNGRPQLPAELVRMMTAVLGID, from the coding sequence ATGCACCAGCAAGCCACCCGGGTACGCCGCCCGCGCGACCGCAAGAGCCAGCTGGCGGCGGTCGCCGCCGAGCTGTTCCGCGCCCGCGGCTACCACGGCGTGGGTATCAACGAGATCGCCGCGGCCGCCGGGGTCACCGGGCCCGCGCTGTACCGGCACTTCGCCGACAAGCAGGCGATCCTCGCGCACGTGCTGCTGACCGGGATCGAGGACATGGAGCAGGCCACGGCCGCCGCACTGGACGCGGCCGAGGTACCGACCCCCGAGCAGGTGGAAGCCCTGCTGCGCACGCTGGCCGCGAAGTCGGTCGAACGGCGCGAGGCCGCGGCGCTGTGGCGCTGGGAGGGGCGGCACCTCTCCGCCGATGACCAGCGGGAGATCCGGCACCGTTCCAGCGCGGTGCTGCGGTCCTGGGCGGCCGCGCTGCGGCGGATCCGGCCGGAACTGGCAGGCCCCGAGGCCGAACTGCTCTGCTGGGCCGGCATGAGCGTGTTCGGCAGCGTGTCGGTGCACCACACCGGCATCGCCAAGCGGCGCTTCGCCGACCTGCTGGTCGAGCTGGCCCATCGAGTGCTGCGGGTACGGCTTCCGGAACCGGCCGCGGCGCCCGCGGTGCACCCCGCGCCGATCGCGCTGGGCAGGCCATCCCGTCGCGAGCAGGTGCTGGCCGCGGCCACCGAGTTGTTCCAGCAGCGCGGGTTCCACGCCGTCAGCATGGAGGACATCGGGGCCGCCGCCGGGATCGCCGGGCCGAGCGTGTACCGGCATTTCTCCAGCAAGGCCAGCCTGCTCACGGCGATCTGCCAGCGTGCGGCCGAACGGCTGACCCTGGGGGCGGAGTACGCCCTGCGCACCAGCGCCCCGCCGGACGAGCGGGAGGCGCTGCGCAGGCTCACCGAGTCGTATGTGCACACCCTGACCGGTTCGGCCGAGCTGACCGTCTCGTTCACCGGCGGGCCGCTGTACGTGGACGAACGCGACCGGGCCGAACTGGTGCGGATCCAGCGCGACTACGTGGCCCAGTGGGTCCGGCTGCTCACCACCGTCCGGCCCGAGCTGGAGGCCCGTGCGGCGAAGATCACGGTGCACGCCGCGCTGACCATCGCCAATGACCTGACCCGCACCCGCAGGGTGAACGGCAGGCCGCAGCTGCCGGCCGAGCTGGTGCGGATGATGACCGCCGTACTCGGCATCGACTGA
- a CDS encoding TetR/AcrR family transcriptional regulator, producing the protein MTHRLPHTLRSDARDNRERILDAARVVFATEGLNVPMREIARRADVGPATVYRHFPTKEMLVTEAFTDQMLACQAIVEEGLADPDPWHGFCVVIEKLCELQACDQGFTAAFMSTFPHAIDFAAVRTSSLTSAAELTRRAKGTGRLRPDAVVDDIVLMIMANSGIHASTPAARVAASRRFAALMIQAFQASPVSSPLPPVPRLTPVMSVPSAQTGR; encoded by the coding sequence GTGACCCATCGTTTGCCTCACACCCTGCGCTCCGACGCCAGGGACAACCGCGAACGCATTCTCGACGCGGCTCGCGTGGTGTTCGCCACCGAGGGCTTGAACGTGCCGATGCGGGAGATCGCCCGGCGCGCCGACGTGGGCCCGGCCACCGTCTACCGTCATTTCCCGACCAAGGAGATGCTGGTCACCGAGGCGTTCACCGATCAGATGCTCGCCTGTCAGGCCATCGTGGAGGAGGGGCTTGCCGACCCGGATCCATGGCACGGATTCTGCGTCGTGATCGAGAAGCTCTGTGAGCTGCAGGCGTGCGATCAGGGCTTCACCGCGGCCTTCATGTCCACCTTCCCGCACGCGATCGACTTCGCCGCGGTCCGCACCTCCTCGCTGACCTCCGCCGCCGAACTGACCCGCCGCGCCAAGGGCACCGGTCGCCTGCGCCCCGATGCCGTCGTGGACGACATCGTCCTCATGATCATGGCCAACAGCGGCATTCACGCGAGTACACCGGCGGCACGAGTCGCGGCCTCCCGACGCTTCGCCGCGCTCATGATCCAAGCGTTCCAAGCCTCACCCGTGTCCTCGCCGCTACCACCAGTGCCCAGGTTGACGCCCGTGATGTCGGTACCTTCTGCCCAGACCGGCAGGTGA
- a CDS encoding DUF1062 domain-containing protein, protein MLENWVVEPVCLPLVRRRCHVCASERFRTSGKFRVNANHKLIDVWLLALCSACGETTKLTVMERITVRSIRPELLDRLHDNDPGLAAELLEDPVFRRRNRIALDWDNAWRLDTGGTDGLDREVIDVAVRFAAQIPVRPVRLIAEGCGLSRAEVERLIASGNLVSSVRLRGKVSSDFTFILKR, encoded by the coding sequence GTGCTCGAAAACTGGGTAGTCGAACCCGTCTGTCTGCCGCTCGTTCGTCGCCGGTGCCACGTGTGCGCATCCGAGCGCTTCCGGACAAGCGGCAAGTTTCGCGTCAACGCAAACCACAAGCTCATCGACGTCTGGCTCCTCGCGCTCTGTTCCGCTTGCGGGGAGACCACAAAGCTCACGGTCATGGAGCGGATCACTGTGCGCTCCATCCGACCTGAGTTGCTGGACCGGCTGCATGACAACGACCCTGGCCTGGCGGCCGAGTTGCTCGAGGATCCGGTCTTTCGGCGCCGCAATCGCATCGCCCTCGACTGGGACAATGCCTGGCGTCTCGATACCGGCGGAACGGATGGCCTGGACCGTGAGGTGATCGACGTCGCGGTCCGCTTCGCGGCGCAGATCCCGGTCCGGCCGGTGCGACTGATCGCTGAAGGCTGCGGCCTGTCGCGGGCAGAGGTCGAGAGACTGATCGCGAGCGGGAACCTCGTTTCGTCAGTCCGGCTACGTGGCAAGGTCTCCAGCGATTTCACTTTCATACTCAAGCGCTGA
- a CDS encoding acyl-CoA dehydrogenase family protein: MINLETPKKAGALLNQARQAAAEVFRPISRKYDRAEHAYPSELDMFAALLDGLNSSGEGGAGASGVRRDDDGSKGNRNGANLNTVLGTIEMCWGDVALLLSMPRQGLGNAAIASVADEEQSKRFANVWAAMAITEPGCGSDSAAITATARLDGDEYVLNGEKIFVTAGQRADAVVVWASLDRSKGRAAIKSFVVEKGTPGFEVVRLEHKLGIRASDTAVLRFEECRVPKENLLGTPEIDTQKGFAGVMQTFDNTRPLVAAMGIGVAKAALEETERILAEAGIVVDYDKPANSQHAAAAAYLQLEADYEAAYLLTLESAWMADNRKPNSLEASMAKAKAGRSVVDITLRCVELTGTLGYTEDSLLEKWSRDAKILDIFEGTQQIQQLIVARKVLNKTSAELK; this comes from the coding sequence ATGATCAACCTGGAAACCCCGAAGAAGGCCGGCGCGCTGCTCAACCAGGCACGGCAGGCCGCGGCCGAGGTGTTCCGGCCGATCTCCCGCAAGTACGACCGCGCCGAGCACGCCTATCCGTCCGAACTGGACATGTTCGCCGCGCTGCTGGACGGCCTGAACTCCTCCGGCGAGGGCGGCGCGGGTGCCTCCGGCGTGCGCAGGGACGATGACGGCAGCAAGGGCAACCGCAACGGTGCGAACCTGAACACCGTGCTCGGCACCATCGAGATGTGCTGGGGCGATGTGGCGCTGCTGCTGTCCATGCCGCGGCAGGGACTCGGCAACGCGGCGATCGCCTCGGTCGCCGACGAGGAGCAGTCCAAGCGGTTCGCCAATGTGTGGGCGGCGATGGCTATCACCGAACCGGGCTGCGGCTCGGACTCGGCGGCGATCACCGCCACCGCCCGGCTGGACGGGGACGAGTACGTGCTCAACGGCGAGAAGATCTTCGTCACCGCGGGCCAGCGCGCGGACGCCGTGGTGGTGTGGGCGAGCCTGGACCGGAGCAAGGGCCGGGCCGCGATCAAGTCGTTCGTGGTGGAGAAGGGCACCCCCGGCTTCGAGGTGGTCCGGCTGGAGCACAAGCTCGGCATCCGCGCCTCGGACACGGCCGTGCTGCGGTTCGAGGAATGCCGCGTGCCCAAGGAGAACCTGCTCGGCACCCCGGAGATCGACACCCAGAAGGGTTTCGCCGGGGTCATGCAGACCTTCGACAACACCCGCCCGCTGGTGGCCGCGATGGGTATCGGAGTGGCCAAGGCCGCGCTGGAGGAGACCGAGCGGATCCTCGCCGAGGCCGGGATCGTGGTCGACTACGACAAGCCTGCCAACAGCCAGCACGCCGCCGCGGCCGCGTACCTGCAGCTGGAGGCCGACTACGAGGCGGCCTACCTGCTGACCCTGGAGTCGGCCTGGATGGCGGACAACCGCAAGCCCAACTCGCTGGAGGCATCGATGGCCAAGGCGAAGGCGGGACGATCCGTTGTGGACATCACCCTGCGTTGCGTGGAGCTGACCGGAACCCTCGGCTACACAGAGGACTCCCTGCTGGAGAAGTGGAGCCGGGACGCCAAGATCCTGGACATTTTCGAGGGCACGCAACAGATCCAGCAGCTCATCGTGGCGCGGAAGGTGCTGAACAAGACCAGCGCCGAGCTGAAGTAG